In Campylobacter sp. MIT 12-8780, the genomic stretch CTTGATCAAAAATAAGGAAAATATATGTTTTTAAAAGTGCAAAAACTCAGCGAAAAATACTACCCACAAATCGCAAATTTAAGAGAACATTTTCATCAATTCCCAGAGCTTAGCTTTGAGGAGTTTCAAACCTCGCAAAAAGTCTGTGAAGTGCTTGAAAATGCGGGCATATCATATAAAAAAGGCATAGCAAAAACCGGAGTTTTGGCTGAAATTTATGGCACAAAAAAAAGTGATGAAAAACCAAAATGCGTGCTTTTAAGAGGTGATATGGACGCTTTGCCAGTGCATGAAGAAAGTGGGGTAAGCTTTGCTTCAAAGATAGCTGGTAAGATGCACGCTTGCGGACATGACGGGCATACTGCTGGACTTTTAGGCACAGCACTTATCTTAAATGAGCTTAAAGATGAATTTAGCGGTTGTGTGAAATTTATGTTTCAGCCAGCTGAGGAAAATTATGGTGGTGCAAAGCCTATGATAGAAGAGGGCGTGCTTGAAAATCCATATGTTGATGCTGTGTTTGGTTGTCATTTGTGGGGTTTAATGCAAGAAAACACAGCCCAAATCATCACTGGGGCGATGATGGCTGGGGTAGATAGCTTTGATCTTAAATTTATAGGCAGAGGCGGGCATGGAGCTCATCCGCATACAACTATAGACGCGGTTTTAATGGCGGCTCGTTTTGTTACTAATATTCAAAGCATTGTTTCAAGACGTTTAAAGCCGGTAAGCGCTGGAGTGATTAGCATTGGAAGCGTGCAAGCTGGAAGTTCTTATAATATCATCGCTCAAGAAGCCTTTTTAAAAGGCACGGTGCGTTTTTTAGATGATGAAAGCCAAGCGATCTTGCAAAAGGGTATTGAAGATGTGGCTAAGGCTGTGGCTTTAGAATTTGGCGGAGAGTATGAGCTTGATTATCACAGAGAATATCCGCCTTTGATTAATGATGAATTTGGTGCAAAAATCGCTCAAAAAGCTTTCTTGCAAGTCTTAGGCGAAAAAAATATCATCACAAAGGCTGAAGCTGATATGGGAGCTGAGGACTTTGCTTTTTTAACGCGTGCTAGAAAAGGGGCTTATGTTTTTGTAGGCATAGCTAAGGATAAAAACAAACCTGTATTGCACCACAGCCCAAATTTTGCTTGGGAAAATGAAAATTTAAAGGTGCTTATGCAAGGTGAGGCGATGATGGCTTTGGAGTTTTTAAATTCATAAAATCAAGCCCCATCATCATAAACGATCAAACAAGGCTTGCGTGAAAGAGTAAAAGTTAAGTCAAATAAAGCTTAAAACACAAAGCTTAAACAAGGTAAGGACAAGCCTTACCTTAATCTTTAAAACCTATATCTAAGTTCTAAATTCCCACTCATATAAGTTTCATTCTTTTTATCAACCTTACCAGCTACAATTTGTTTTCCAGCAAAAGAAGCTGTAGCAGCAAAATTATCAGTGAAATTCATACTAGCGCCTAAGATAAGCTGAGCATAAGTTTTAAGCTTATCATCACTTTGTATGTTAAAGCCTGTATTTGAACCTATAAAGCTAGCACTAAAATCATCACTTTGATTATATACAAATTGTTCTATCTTTGGTGTAGTATAAAAATAAGCAAATTCATTAAAATACTTTCTAAATTCAGCACCAAGTTCAAGGCTTATAGAGTTATTGTTTGCACTTTTTACATTTTTAGCTAAACCACCTTGTTCGGTATATTCTGGAGTATGAGTAAGATAATAATTTGTGCCTACAAAAGGTTTGATAAAAAGTGTATCTTCACTTAAAGCAAAGTTTTTACCAAGATTAGCATTTATCCCTGCACTTAAACGAGCATACTCACTCGTTGAGTTTGAAATTCCTGCTAGGCTATAAAAGCTTTCTTGCTCTGTTGGTGCAACACCAAGATAAGCTTTTAAACCAAGTTCAAGATCATTACTAAAAGCTATTGATGAGTAGGTTCCTACTTGAAAATTGCTTGATTTTTGTTCTAAGCTTTTATCTTTTAAAGTCGCTTTTGCAAAACTTGCATAAAAACCAAGTATGGCATTATCTTTGATCTTTTTATCTACCCCTAAAGATAAACCATACACTCCACCACTTTTAGAATCTATGATATTTACCCCACCAAATACATTTGCCCAACGACTTTGAGTCAAGTCATTTAAACCATAATCAAGTCTTACATCGCTACTTCCACTAGCAAAATAAGCCTTACTTAGTTTTTTAGCATAGGCTAAATTTGCAAAAGGATTATTAAGACTTGCTAGTCTTGAACCTATAGCCATATCATTGCTTAGATTCATTGTAGAGCTTACTGATGATGAGGCTGAATTTGCATTGGCTTGGGAGGTGGCGTTTGAGTTGAGATCATTAACAACTCGTTTTAAAGTCGCTCCATTATCAGCTATACTTGCTAAGATGACTTTAGAAACGATATCATTGCTTAAAGCTGAACTGCCTAGACTATCAAAGAGCGTGTTTGCTAAGGCTCTTTCATCTTGAGAGATGTTTGCCATTGTTTCAATTAAAACAGAACTTGAATTTGCATTGTTTGGATTTTGAGTTGTATCGACTTTATTTTTTAATTCTTCTGCTTGTTGTTTGGCTTGGGTAATTTTGCTTTTTAGTGCTGTGTCGCTTGTGTTGTTGTTAAGCTTATCTAGTTTGTCAATGATACTTTGATACATTTCTTTTTTAAGCCCAAACAAGGCATTTAAGTCTTTAACCTTATCAGTTGCTCCACCATTAGCAAGTAAGGATTTGCCATCATTTGATAAAGAAAGGGTATATTGTGTAAAACCTGAGCTATTTAAATTTATTTCCCCTACAGCTTCATATTCTAAGTCTGGATCAACTTGTCCAGTAGCCAAGCTAGGAAAAGCTAAAAGAATACCTCTTACTTGGTTGCTTGTTGTTATATCGTTATTGAATTTAGTATCAGTTCGTATAAGTTCATAGTTGTTTGCTGTGAAGTTATTTACATCCTGATAGCTTAAGTCAAAAAATGAATTTTTAATATTTACATCACCATTTACCTTTATCAAACCACCTTGAAGTTCTCTATCAGCATACCAAATTCCAGCATTATTTATAGTTAGCTTGCCTGTTATATTTAACCTTCCAGCTCCTCCATCATAACCATTTACCATAAAAATCGAGCCATTTTTTCGCCAATCATCAGTTGGATTTAAAGTAGAGCCACTATTAATCACAACATCGCCTCTTAAATTTGAGTTTCTCTTGACTTGAAGTTCTGCGTATTGTTTTATGTTAATAGTAGTTGCGCTTAAATCATAATCCTCAACATTTTCACACCCTAAACAAAAATTTGCGTAATCATCAGTTGGAGGAGTCGTATTTCCTAAATTTATACTCGTAACTTTTTTATCAGCTGGAACAATGATTTTATTTGCACCTTCAAAACTACTATCAGACGCAAAGTCTATAGTTGTATCAGTGCCAGTGTAGCTGTATTCACCTGTTCCTGTTTGTGTTTGTGTAAAATTTGAACTAAAATCACTAGCATTGTTTATACTTACCGCACCTAAATTTGAACTTCCTAAAACAGCCAAAGCTGCTATACTTAAACAAAGTTTCTTACTCTGCACCTTTTTTAACTTCATAGTGTCTCCTTAAAGAAAAATTAAAATATCCATAAAATACTACCCCCCCCCCCCCTGAAAAAATGCTTAAATTTAATGTTTTTTTAAGAAAAACTTGAATTTGAGGAGGAAATTTTAAGTGATGATGGAAATTTTTAGATTAAAAATGAAGTTGGGTTTTTATAAATTTTTGTAGATTATTTGGCTTTTTTGGGTTTGTTTTTAAAAATAGTAAAACTTGCCTTTGCTTAATTTTTGCTTATCACTCTTTGATCTTAGTTCGAAATGCCATAGCCTTATGCAAAGAGATAAAATCCACATTTTCAAGGCTCACGCCGCTTGGTATGCCTTGGGCAATTTTTGAGAAATGAAGATGAAAGTCTTTGAGTTTTTCCTCGATAAAAAAGATCAAAGCGTCTGAATTTATAGTGTGTGTGAGAGCAAAAATCAGTTCTTTGCAAGCATTTTCACTGATGAAATTTCTAAGCTTTAGCACAAGTTCATCACTGATCTCATCAAAGATAAAATAAAGCCCATCAAAACTTCCGCTTTCTTCAAGTATAAGTATATCTTTAGCACTTTGCACCACACAAAGTAAGTTTTTATCGCGGTTTTCATCACTGCAAATTTCGCAAAGCTCATTTTCACTGAGGTTGCCACATTTTTGGCAGGGTTTGATAAAGCGGACTGCATTTTCTATATTGTGGGCAAGTTTTAGAGCAAGAGTGTGATTTTCAAGGAGCGTATAAGCAAGTCTTAGGGCTGTTTTTTTGCCTATACTTGGGAGGTTTGCAAAACTTTGCACGAGTTCGTTGAATTTTTCACTGCTGTTGTGTGGCACTATTTTTTTCCTGATTGATTTGAAATTGATGAAAGCCATTTATGTATGCGTAACCAAGACTAAAATTATGCATCATACAAATTCTTTCGATGATATACAGCCCAAGCCCCATACCCTCGCTTTTGTTATCCTTATCTCTTGTAAAGGCTTTGAAGTATTCTTGAATACTTTGTTTTAAAGGGGCTGCTTTGTTTTTAATCACGAAATGATCTTTATAGCATTCTACTATACAACTTTCATCATCTGAATGCTTCATCGCATTATCAATAAGGTTTTTAATCACCAAAGGAAAAATTTCAATATCGGCTTTAAAAATAGCGTCTTCAAAAAGCTTTACTTGCACTCTTTGTTCAAAGTCATCTCGCATAAGAAAAATTTTTGCTTCTTTTAAAAGCTCTGAAAAATGGTAGTTTTTAAATTGTAAATTATAATTTTTTGAAAGCAGGCTTTCTACTTTTGCAAATTCATTAATGAGTGAATTTAAGCGTTCAAAAATCGCTATTAAACGTCCTTTTTGCTTGTTTTCTTCTATCATTTCAGCGATAATTCTTCCCTTGCCTATGGGTGTTTTTATCTCGTGCATTATAGTGCGTAAGAAAAGCTGTCTTGACTCTATGAGTTGGTGATTTTTATTCATAGTGTTGTAAAACTCAGTAGCGATTTTGCCTATCTCATTGTTTTGATAACCTTGAGGCGAAAAGCTCTTACCACTTGCCGTTTGGGCAACTTCAAGGCGAAGTTTTGTAAGGGGTTTTAAAGAGTTAATGATAGAAATATATAAAAAAGTCGTTAAAGCCAAAGAAAGCAAAAAGCCCAAAAAGATAAATTTAAAAGAGGTATTTTCTTTGTTTGATTCTAGGATTAAATCGTGATCTTCATTTTGCACCTGTAAAAAAAGCTGATTGTTGTAAGAAATGGAAGTAAAAACCCCAAAATTTGTAGCAACTTTAAAAATTTCACTGCCTTTACTTTTGATCTTATTTGAGAGTCTTTCGCCTTTAACGATACTAAAACTATTGCTTAGCAGGTAGTTTAGCAAATCTATATTTGAGTTTGCGTTGTAATTGCTTGTGAGCGATTTGATAACATTTTGTTGTCTTAGGCTTTGATTTTCATGGTGTATATCCATCTCAAGAATGATAGAAAGGGCAAATAAAGCACAAACGAGCAAAAAAACAACGATAAATAAAACACTAACTTTAGTGCGAATAGAATACGATCTCATCCTATGAGTTTATACCCTATGCCCCTTACCGAAAAAATATGCTTTGGTGTCTTTGAGCTATCATTAATCTTTGTTCTTAAACGTCCGATGATGACATCAAGACTTTTTGAGTCTTTGTCTTTGAGGCTTTTGCAGTGTTGCACGAGCTGTTCTCTTGAAACTGAAAAACCATGCTGGCGGATAAGATAATCAAGGATTTCATACTCAGCTGGAGTAAGGGTTAAAACATTGCCATTATATGAAATTTCATGTTTTCTTTCATCAACTCTAAAGCTTGAATTTATAGTTTGATTGCCATGATCGCTTTGTTTTTTAGAGCGACGAATAAGACTCATAATCCTTGCATACATTTCTTTTGGATCATAAGGCTTTGGCAGATAATCATCAGCCCCGATTTGCAAGCCAACGACTTTATCGCTGATATCTCCACGAGCTGAAGAGATGATGATGGGAATATCGCTTTTTTGTCTGATCTCGCGGCACACCTCAAGTCCATCAATACCAGGCAGGGTAAGATCTAAGATCAAGCAATCGTAATTTTTAATGCTCGAGCTAAGCCCAAGATATGGGTCTTCATAGTTGGTAACTTTGATGTTAAATTGCGCAAGGTATTCAGAAAGCAAGGTAGCAAAATCTGGATCATCTTCTATCATCAAGACACTAATCATTCCTCTTCCTCCATGCTTTTGTAATGAAAAATAAATTTTTGATGCAGCTATTATAACAAAGATTAAATAATAATTATAAAAAATTTGGTAAAATACTTTTTTTAAAATTTATAACGAAACAAAATAAAGGAAAAATAAGTGGAAATAAGTTATTATGAACTTCTTGAAATTTCGCGTGATGCTGACAAAGAAACGATAAAAAAAGCCTATAGAAAACTTGCATTAAAATACCACCCAGATAGAAATCAAGGCGATAGCGACTCAGAACAGAAATTCAAACTTATCAATGAAGCTTATGAAATTTTAAGCGATGAGAAGAAAAGGGCTTTGTATGATCGCTATGGAAAAGAAGGCGTGAAAGGTAGCTCTGGAGGTGGTTTTGGTTTTGAGGATTTTGATTTGGGCGATATTTTCTCAAGCTTTTTTGGAGGTGGCTTTAGCAGAGGTTCAAAACAAAAAGCAAATCCAGAAAACAAATACAGCCAAAACGCCAAAACTCAAATTCAAATCAGCTTTAAAGAAGCGGTATTTGGTTGTAAAAAAACGCTTCATTTTCATTATAAAAGTTTTTGTAAAACTTGTGATGGGAGCGGTTCAAAAGACGGAGCTTTGCAAACTTGCCCAACATGCAATGGTAAAGGGCAAGTTGGTTCTACGCGAGGTTTTATGACTTTTGTGCAAACTTGTTCAGCGTGTAATGGCATGGGGCAGATCATCAAAGAAAAATGCCCAGATTGTAAAGGTGCTGGCTTTAACGAACTTGAGGAAAAAACCGAGCTTGAAATTCCAGAGGGTATTGATAATGGTA encodes the following:
- a CDS encoding M20 metallopeptidase family protein, producing the protein MFLKVQKLSEKYYPQIANLREHFHQFPELSFEEFQTSQKVCEVLENAGISYKKGIAKTGVLAEIYGTKKSDEKPKCVLLRGDMDALPVHEESGVSFASKIAGKMHACGHDGHTAGLLGTALILNELKDEFSGCVKFMFQPAEENYGGAKPMIEEGVLENPYVDAVFGCHLWGLMQENTAQIITGAMMAGVDSFDLKFIGRGGHGAHPHTTIDAVLMAARFVTNIQSIVSRRLKPVSAGVISIGSVQAGSSYNIIAQEAFLKGTVRFLDDESQAILQKGIEDVAKAVALEFGGEYELDYHREYPPLINDEFGAKIAQKAFLQVLGEKNIITKAEADMGAEDFAFLTRARKGAYVFVGIAKDKNKPVLHHSPNFAWENENLKVLMQGEAMMALEFLNS
- a CDS encoding autotransporter outer membrane beta-barrel domain-containing protein; translated protein: MKLKKVQSKKLCLSIAALAVLGSSNLGAVSINNASDFSSNFTQTQTGTGEYSYTGTDTTIDFASDSSFEGANKIIVPADKKVTSINLGNTTPPTDDYANFCLGCENVEDYDLSATTINIKQYAELQVKRNSNLRGDVVINSGSTLNPTDDWRKNGSIFMVNGYDGGAGRLNITGKLTINNAGIWYADRELQGGLIKVNGDVNIKNSFFDLSYQDVNNFTANNYELIRTDTKFNNDITTSNQVRGILLAFPSLATGQVDPDLEYEAVGEINLNSSGFTQYTLSLSNDGKSLLANGGATDKVKDLNALFGLKKEMYQSIIDKLDKLNNNTSDTALKSKITQAKQQAEELKNKVDTTQNPNNANSSSVLIETMANISQDERALANTLFDSLGSSALSNDIVSKVILASIADNGATLKRVVNDLNSNATSQANANSASSSVSSTMNLSNDMAIGSRLASLNNPFANLAYAKKLSKAYFASGSSDVRLDYGLNDLTQSRWANVFGGVNIIDSKSGGVYGLSLGVDKKIKDNAILGFYASFAKATLKDKSLEQKSSNFQVGTYSSIAFSNDLELGLKAYLGVAPTEQESFYSLAGISNSTSEYARLSAGINANLGKNFALSEDTLFIKPFVGTNYYLTHTPEYTEQGGLAKNVKSANNNSISLELGAEFRKYFNEFAYFYTTPKIEQFVYNQSDDFSASFIGSNTGFNIQSDDKLKTYAQLILGASMNFTDNFAATASFAGKQIVAGKVDKKNETYMSGNLELRYRF
- the recR gene encoding recombination mediator RecR, with the protein product MAFINFKSIRKKIVPHNSSEKFNELVQSFANLPSIGKKTALRLAYTLLENHTLALKLAHNIENAVRFIKPCQKCGNLSENELCEICSDENRDKNLLCVVQSAKDILILEESGSFDGLYFIFDEISDELVLKLRNFISENACKELIFALTHTINSDALIFFIEEKLKDFHLHFSKIAQGIPSGVSLENVDFISLHKAMAFRTKIKE
- a CDS encoding ArsS family sensor histidine kinase, with protein sequence MRSYSIRTKVSVLFIVVFLLVCALFALSIILEMDIHHENQSLRQQNVIKSLTSNYNANSNIDLLNYLLSNSFSIVKGERLSNKIKSKGSEIFKVATNFGVFTSISYNNQLFLQVQNEDHDLILESNKENTSFKFIFLGFLLSLALTTFLYISIINSLKPLTKLRLEVAQTASGKSFSPQGYQNNEIGKIATEFYNTMNKNHQLIESRQLFLRTIMHEIKTPIGKGRIIAEMIEENKQKGRLIAIFERLNSLINEFAKVESLLSKNYNLQFKNYHFSELLKEAKIFLMRDDFEQRVQVKLFEDAIFKADIEIFPLVIKNLIDNAMKHSDDESCIVECYKDHFVIKNKAAPLKQSIQEYFKAFTRDKDNKSEGMGLGLYIIERICMMHNFSLGYAYINGFHQFQINQEKNSATQQQ
- a CDS encoding response regulator transcription factor, translating into MISVLMIEDDPDFATLLSEYLAQFNIKVTNYEDPYLGLSSSIKNYDCLILDLTLPGIDGLEVCREIRQKSDIPIIISSARGDISDKVVGLQIGADDYLPKPYDPKEMYARIMSLIRRSKKQSDHGNQTINSSFRVDERKHEISYNGNVLTLTPAEYEILDYLIRQHGFSVSREQLVQHCKSLKDKDSKSLDVIIGRLRTKINDSSKTPKHIFSVRGIGYKLIG
- the dnaJ gene encoding molecular chaperone DnaJ, coding for MEISYYELLEISRDADKETIKKAYRKLALKYHPDRNQGDSDSEQKFKLINEAYEILSDEKKRALYDRYGKEGVKGSSGGGFGFEDFDLGDIFSSFFGGGFSRGSKQKANPENKYSQNAKTQIQISFKEAVFGCKKTLHFHYKSFCKTCDGSGSKDGALQTCPTCNGKGQVGSTRGFMTFVQTCSACNGMGQIIKEKCPDCKGAGFNELEEKTELEIPEGIDNGMILRVQGKGNILKNGTRGDLHIVVLVEEDANFIRDNLDIYIEFPVFFTQAALGQKIKIPTIRGSAFLELPVGAKDKDHFVLENEGVKDIHSNKIGRQIVQIAVQFPSKLSEEQRTLLEELNKSFGVSEDGLHQEQKGFFDKLASWFK